A genomic stretch from Falco cherrug isolate bFalChe1 chromosome 1, bFalChe1.pri, whole genome shotgun sequence includes:
- the CDKN2AIP gene encoding CDKN2A-interacting protein, with translation MAAGKAAAEPLGRTAEEVAWAEALRGACEPEHHWRHRREFLLRNVGAPPAAGSAELQRLVSLSMVWANHVFLGCRYPPQVMEKALEMADGIQVTGAPVRTTRDELVAKVKKRGISSSNEGVEEPSKKRAVEKSKDCKDTEKDVKTTKVEALKETERASPKKQGKDTSKDPEGSQSACSSNQEMVTASDVETEQKSANAESMTEQTPSSSEKESGEKPCSNPPKESKSENVPSPEKKTTVSAVPPAAKGTPLAEAVPAAAKSAPQAAAATVPPTTKSTPQAATVPPTTKSTPQTSTTLVSSKTQAGAPASASKSSAQAGSSLLLAPKSGTQTGASLLLASKGTAKAGSSLLASKSSAEVAASLLAARSGAQQGSSLLTSKSSAQVAASLLAARSGAQQGPSSLASRGGAQAGASLLASKSGTQAGSLQQASKSGSQAGESPAKALCKPLTSEDAKERQPFFNRLYKAVAWKLVAVGGFSPNVNHAELLNSSIQSVKATLDVAFVPLKELADLPQNKSSLENIVCELRCKSVYLGTGCGKSMENAKAVASREALKLFLKKKVIVKICKRKYKGSEIEDLVLLDEESKPSNLPPALRNPREIL, from the exons atGGCGGCGGGCAAGGCGGCGGCCGAGCCCCTGGGGCGGACGGCGGAGGAGGTGGCGTGGGCGGAGGCGCTGCGCGGGGCCTGCGAGCCCGAGCACCACTGGCGGCACCGGCGGGAGTTCCTGCTGCGCAACGTGGGGGCGCcgccggcggcgggcagcgccgaGCTGCAGCGCCTGGTGTCCCTCTCCATGGTGTGGGCCAACCACGTCTTCCTGGGCTGCCG GTACCCGCCGCAGGTCATGGAGAAGGCGCTGGAAATGGCCGATGGCATCCAGGTGACCGGCGCGCCCGTCCGCACCACGAGAGATGAACTGGTTGCCAAGGTGAAGAAAAGAGGCATATCAAGTAGCAATG AAGGGGTAGAGGAGCCCTCCAAGAAGCGAGCTgttgagaaaagcaaagattgTAAGGATACTGAAAAGGATGTGAAAACAACCAAGGTAGAAGCCCTGAAGGAAACAGAGCGGGCATCGccaaaaaagcagggaaaagatACTAGCAAAGATCCAGAAGGCTCCCAGTCAGCTTGCAGTTCAAATCAAGAAATGGTCACCGCATCAGAcgtagaaacagaacaaaaatctgCTAATGCTGAAAGTATGACTGAACAAACCCCATCTTCATCTGAAAAAGAGTCAGGAGAGAAGCCTTGCTCAAATCCACCTAAggaaagcaaatctgaaaatgtGCCATcccctgaaaagaaaactacaGTAAGTGCAGTGCCACCAGCTGCCAAGGGCACCCCGTTGGCAGAGGcggtgccagcagctgccaagaGCGCCCCGCAGGCAGCGGCAGCGACGGTGCCACCGACCACCAAGAGCACCCCGCAGGCAGCGACGGTGCCGCCGACCACCAAGAGCACCCCGCAAACAAGCACTACCTTGGTGTCTTCCAAAACACAAGCCGGTGCCCCAGCATCAGCATCCAAGAGCAGCGCTCAGGCAGGCAGCTCGCTGCTTCTGGCCCCCAAGAGCGGCACTCAGACGGGCGCCtcgctgctgctggcctccaAGGGCACTGCTAAGGCAGGCTCCTCACTCCTGGCCTCCAAGAGCAGTGCCGAGGTGGCTGCATCATTGCTGGCCGCTCGGAGTGGTGCTCAGCAGGGCTCCTCACTGCTGACTTCCAAGAGCAGCGCTCAGGTGGCTGCTTCACTGCTGGCTGCTCGGAGCGGCGCTCAGCAAGGTCCCTCGTCGCTGGCCTCCCGGGGTGGAGCTCAGGCAGGTGCTTCCCTGCTGGCCTCCAAGAGCGGCACGCAGGCAGGTTCACTGCAGCAGGCTTCCAAGAGTGGCTCGCAGGCAGGTGAAAGCCCCGCTAAGGCTTTGTGCAAGCCGTTGACCAGTGAAGATGCGAAGGAAAGGCAGCCTTTTTTCAACAGACTGTACAAAGCTGTAGCCTGGAAGCTGGTTGCTGTTGGAGGCTTCAGTCCTAACGTAAACCACGCAGAACTTCTAAACTCATCTATTCAGTCTGTAAAAGCTACGTTAGATGTTGCTTTTGTTCCCCTGAAGGAACTTGCAGACTTGCCTCAAAATAAGAGCTCTCTAGAAAATATAGTTTGTGAACTGAGGTGCAAGTCTGTCTACTTGGGTACTGGCTGTGGTAAAAGTATGGAAAATGCCAAAGCGGTTGCTTCAAGAGAAGCTTTGAAGTTATTCCTCAAGAAGAAAGTTATTGTGAAgatatgcaaaagaaaatacaaaggtaGTGAAATTGAAGATTTGGTACTTCTGGATGAAGAATCAAAACCTTCAAATTTACCTCCAGCTTTAAGAAATCCTCGTGAGATCTTGTAG
- the ING2 gene encoding inhibitor of growth protein 2, with amino-acid sequence MCCWRGGMMLAGPQLVSGPAAPGGERARLLSLYVQDYLECVESLPLDIQRNASLLREMDTQCQEALKEIDDVYEKYKSENDPVQKKRLQQHLQRALINSQELGDEKIQIVTQMLELVENRARQMETHSQCFQDLSENEKPLEKAKMESCQPERSSRRPRRQRTSESRDLCHIANGIDDCDDQPPKEKRSKSSKKKKRSKAKQEREVSPVEFAIDPNEPTYCLCNQVSYGEMIGCDNEQCPIEWFHFSCVGLTYKPKGKWYCPKCRGDNEKTMDKCTDKSKKDRRSR; translated from the exons atGTGCTGCTGGCGCGGGGGGATGATGCTGGCGGGGCCGCAGCTGGTGTCGGGgccggcggcgccgggcggggagcgggcccGGCTGCTCTCGCTCTACGTGCAGGACTACCTGGAGTGCGTGGAGTCGCTGCCGCTGGACATCCAGCGCAACGCCTCGCTGCTGCGGGAGATGGACACGCAGTGCCAAG AAGCGTTAAAAGAAATAGATGATGTCTATGAAAAATACAAGTCAGAAAATGATCCTGTTCAGAAGAAACGcttgcagcagcatcttcagcGTGCATTAATCAACAGCCAAGAACTTGGAGATGAGAAAATTCAAATAGTTACTCAAATGCTAGAACTGGTAGAGAATAGAGCCCGGCAAATGGAAACACACTCTCAATGTTTTCAAGATCTGTCTGAGAATGAAAAGCCTCTGGAAAAGGCAAAGATGGAGTCCTGCCAGCCAGAGAGATCTTCGCGTAGACCTCGTCGCCAGCGAACCAGCGAAAGCCGTGATCTGTGCCATATAGCAAATGGTATTGATGACTGCGATGATCAGCcacctaaagaaaaaagatctaaatcttccaagaagaaaaagcGCTCCAAAGCCAAACAAGAGAGAGAGGTTTCACCTGTAGAGTTTGCAATTGATCCCAATGAACCAACTTACTGCTTATGCAACCAAGTGTCTTATGGCGAAATGATAGGATGTGACAACGAACAGTGTCCTATCGAGTGGTTCCACTTCTCATGTGTTGGACTCACCTACAAACCGAAGGGCAAGTGGTATTGCCCCAAGTGCAGAGGAGACAATGAGAAAACAATGGACAAATGTACTGACAAATCAAAAAAGGATAGAAGATCGAGGTAG